One segment of Aquimarina sp. BL5 DNA contains the following:
- a CDS encoding DNA/RNA non-specific endonuclease, which translates to MKRKFIYPLLVIIVTVGFYYIEKKIDVTNTKDATEQIVKNKELSFFYLPTSTTGIVVSHDNYSLSYSEKHEQPEWVAYELKKEHLVKNEFKRPFFEVDNKVRSSSADWRNYKNSGYDRGHLCPAGDRGFSYDAFEETFLTSNVSPQNHEFNAGVWNYLEQKVRYWASKYDGVYVITGGVLTDDLKTIGYEAVSVPKYFYKVILNKNSKNSKMIAFLIPHEDSDRPLEDFVVTTDSIEKLTGIDFFQELPDTIENKLEASSNKNGWKF; encoded by the coding sequence TTGAAAAGAAAGTTTATATATCCGTTGTTGGTTATTATTGTTACCGTTGGCTTCTATTATATAGAAAAAAAAATAGATGTAACTAATACGAAAGATGCAACGGAGCAGATAGTTAAAAATAAAGAACTTAGTTTTTTTTATCTTCCAACATCCACAACAGGTATTGTGGTATCGCATGATAACTACTCTTTATCCTATTCCGAAAAACATGAGCAACCAGAGTGGGTAGCTTATGAATTAAAAAAAGAACATCTAGTCAAAAATGAATTCAAGAGACCTTTTTTTGAAGTTGATAATAAGGTAAGGTCGTCTTCGGCAGATTGGAGAAACTATAAGAACTCAGGATATGATAGAGGCCATTTATGCCCTGCTGGGGATAGAGGGTTTTCGTATGATGCTTTTGAGGAAACTTTTCTTACTTCTAATGTTTCTCCTCAGAATCATGAGTTTAATGCTGGTGTTTGGAATTATTTAGAGCAAAAAGTCCGGTATTGGGCAAGTAAGTATGATGGTGTTTATGTGATCACAGGGGGAGTTTTAACGGATGATCTTAAGACAATTGGTTATGAAGCGGTTTCTGTGCCGAAATATTTTTATAAAGTAATTCTTAATAAGAACTCTAAAAACTCAAAAATGATAGCATTTTTGATTCCTCATGAGGATTCAGATAGGCCTTTAGAAGATTTTGTTGTTACTACCGATAGCATCGAAAAACTAACCGGGATTGACTTTTTCCAGGAGTTACCAGATACTATAGAAAATAAACTAGAAGCGTCTTCTAATAAAAACGGCTGGAAATTCTGA
- a CDS encoding vitamin K epoxide reductase family protein, with the protein MKNNIENIVETVLIQNRISNYDKKDLELQLQIHPNYPSFQSITDTLDYFNIDNIAVEVPIDALDQLPKSFVSLVQKDNTEEIVSVINKNGSIQLKHTDLENTKFTYEEFKKIWVPKVIAVEHNTGKSAIFSKESLIQNVLFGALLVSSIIALVFKPFDLYQILFLLLSISGVVFSLFAVRESLGIQSNTMHQFCTSVGNSNCGDVINNNTGKLFKNFSLADASIVFFGILTIYQLFYGFDSTLLLPTLIGIPFIVYSLYSQAFIIKKWCAICIAISTISTGLIVVALLGLSFNFTLVSIAAFVMVSALATLGYIHVKENMVENKDYKGDNIKLNHFKRDRQIFDYLLSISDKIEDNTSIANEIVLGNPNAKFKIVSLTNPMCGYCKGAFEAYTRVLRTMSEQLQIVIRLKVSLDDLDNQATQISLRLMELYHDNGSDSFINAYSEWFNDRTFSTWIKKYGTPKNNEHHIGVLKNQSEWAEKNNLFYTPASLINTSIYPKKYSYDEFFHFTSMMIENQNEHDYEIEEKSVGV; encoded by the coding sequence ATGAAAAACAACATTGAAAATATAGTTGAAACTGTTTTAATTCAGAACAGGATCAGCAACTACGACAAAAAGGATTTAGAACTACAATTACAAATACATCCCAATTATCCAAGTTTTCAATCTATTACAGATACACTGGATTATTTTAATATCGATAATATTGCTGTAGAAGTTCCTATAGACGCTTTGGACCAACTCCCTAAAAGTTTTGTTTCATTAGTACAAAAGGATAACACAGAAGAGATTGTTTCTGTTATTAATAAGAATGGAAGCATTCAATTGAAACATACAGATCTTGAGAATACAAAATTCACCTATGAAGAATTTAAGAAAATATGGGTTCCTAAGGTAATAGCCGTAGAGCATAACACAGGAAAAAGTGCTATTTTCTCAAAAGAATCTCTTATTCAGAACGTTCTGTTTGGAGCTTTGTTAGTGAGTTCAATTATCGCTTTAGTTTTTAAACCGTTTGATCTTTACCAAATACTATTTTTATTATTATCTATTTCTGGAGTTGTTTTTAGTCTTTTTGCTGTTAGAGAAAGTTTAGGTATACAGTCTAATACTATGCATCAGTTTTGTACATCTGTAGGGAACTCTAATTGTGGGGATGTAATTAATAACAATACAGGGAAACTGTTTAAGAACTTTTCATTAGCAGACGCAAGTATTGTATTTTTTGGCATTCTAACCATATACCAACTATTTTATGGCTTTGATAGTACCTTACTATTGCCAACCCTTATCGGAATCCCCTTCATTGTATATTCCCTATATTCTCAAGCATTTATTATAAAAAAATGGTGTGCAATATGTATAGCTATTAGTACCATATCTACTGGTTTAATTGTAGTTGCTTTACTTGGTCTTTCTTTTAACTTCACCTTAGTATCCATTGCTGCTTTTGTCATGGTTTCTGCACTGGCTACTTTAGGTTATATTCATGTGAAAGAGAATATGGTCGAGAACAAAGATTATAAAGGCGATAATATAAAGCTTAATCACTTTAAGCGTGATAGACAGATATTTGATTACTTATTAAGTATATCTGATAAAATAGAAGACAATACTTCAATTGCTAATGAAATTGTCTTAGGTAACCCTAATGCTAAATTTAAGATTGTAAGTCTAACCAATCCTATGTGTGGTTACTGCAAAGGTGCTTTTGAAGCATACACTCGCGTATTAAGGACGATGAGCGAACAATTACAAATCGTTATACGATTGAAAGTATCATTAGATGATCTTGATAATCAAGCGACTCAGATAAGTTTACGATTAATGGAGCTATATCATGATAACGGATCTGATAGTTTTATTAATGCATATAGTGAATGGTTTAATGATAGAACTTTTAGTACCTGGATAAAAAAGTATGGAACTCCAAAAAATAATGAACACCATATTGGAGTTCTTAAAAATCAATCCGAATGGGCAGAAAAGAATAATTTATTCTATACTCCTGCTTCTCTTATAAACACCTCGATATACCCTAAAAAGTATAGCTATGATGAGTTTTTTCACTTTACTAGTATGATGATTGAAAATCAAAATGAACACGATTATGAAATTGAAGAAAAATCAGTAGGTGTTTGA